In one Candidatus Johnevansia muelleri genomic region, the following are encoded:
- the def gene encoding Peptide deformylase, with the protein MSNSEIIKYPNYNLRKFGKSVKNIDNEIQILLEKMLNIMYTEKGIGLAANQINKILRIIIINISKNPILLINPIYYIIDDECEFTPEGCLSIPDYYAAIPRALKIWAYGIGKNSENIEIMNEGIIARCIQHEIDHIDGKIFIDYLSSFKREYIKKKLHKRKNLH; encoded by the coding sequence ATGTCAAATAGTGAGATTATAAAATATCCAAATTATAATCTACGTAAATTTGGAAAATCAGTTAAAAATATAGACAATGAAATACAAATATTATTAGAAAAAATGTTAAATATTATGTATACAGAAAAAGGTATTGGGCTTGCTGCAAATCAAATAAATAAAATTTTACGCATTATCATAATAAATATCAGTAAAAACCCAATATTATTGATTAACCCAATATATTATATTATTGATGATGAATGCGAATTTACTCCAGAGGGATGTTTATCTATTCCTGATTATTATGCGGCTATACCTAGAGCATTAAAAATATGGGCTTATGGTATAGGTAAAAATAGTGAAAATATCGAAATTATGAATGAGGGAATAATAGCACGTTGTATACAACACGAAATAGATCACATTGATGGAAAAATTTTTATTGATTATCTTTCATCATTTAAAAGAGAGTATATTAAAAAAAAATTGCATAAACGTAAAAATTTGCACTAA
- the fmt gene encoding Methionyl-tRNA formyltransferase, whose translation MIFSLRLALAGTTNFAAKTFNALLSTDHVIVFVYTQPDRPSVRGIRILKNPVKKFAYDNKIIVYQPYKLIPTESSYNMINANIDILVVTAYCGIIPKELINIPKLGAINVHASLLPRGRGAAPIQRTIEAIDNISCITITGIDTGNILLSRVISISEYTNGGELHDFLSIISGEALIDVLNIIGKCSALLLSTPQKFKNSDAVLDFNNDAKYIAAFNHLPVALSILDNKLVRIWYIKKYPGHYYNLHNIL comes from the coding sequence ATGATATTTTCATTACGATTGGCCTTGGCAGGCACTACCAATTTTGCAGCTAAAACATTTAATGCTTTATTATCAACTGATCACGTTATTGTATTTGTATATACGCAGCCTGATCGTCCATCAGTACGGGGGATACGAATATTAAAAAATCCTGTTAAAAAATTTGCATACGATAATAAAATAATTGTATATCAACCATATAAATTAATACCGACAGAAAGTTCCTATAACATGATTAATGCTAATATTGATATATTAGTAGTTACTGCATATTGTGGAATAATTCCGAAAGAATTGATAAATATACCTAAATTGGGAGCAATCAACGTTCATGCTTCATTGCTACCACGGGGGCGTGGAGCAGCACCTATTCAACGTACTATAGAGGCAATTGATAACATAAGTTGTATTACAATCACAGGTATCGATACTGGTAATATATTGCTATCAAGAGTAATATCAATTAGTGAATATACCAATGGAGGAGAATTACATGATTTTTTATCAATAATTTCAGGAGAAGCTCTTATAGATGTACTTAATATAATTGGAAAGTGTTCTGCTTTATTGTTATCAACCCCCCAAAAATTTAAAAACTCAGATGCAGTATTAGATTTTAATAATGATGCAAAATATATCGCTGCTTTTAATCATTTGCCTGTTGCGTTGTCAATATTAGATAATAAATTAGTACGTATATGGTACATAAAAAAATACCCGGGACATTATTATAACCTACACAATATTCTATGA
- the gap gene encoding Glyceraldehyde-3-phosphate dehydrogenase: MSLRVAINGFGRIGRNILRAVYENGYRKNIQIIAINDIGKSNINAHLLQFDTTHGTFKFKVYFNNKSILINKDNIAIFSERNPEKLPWKDLNIDLVMECTGIFTKRIDAAKHIKGGAKRVLISSPSFDSDATVVFGVNDEKLTDKHHIVSNASCTTNCLAPIAMVLNNTIGIETGIMTTIHSYTNDQNLCDVYHNDPYRARSASQSMIPTKTGAASAVGLVLPELKGRLDGLAIRVPTLNVSILDLCFNATRETNKEEIHAIIDDAANNSKILDTNYLPLVSIDFNHNTNSAIFDKNHTRVLGKLIKILAWYDNEWGFSNRMCDTAIAMQNHIN; encoded by the coding sequence ATGAGTTTACGAGTTGCTATTAATGGGTTTGGTCGTATTGGTCGTAATATTTTACGTGCAGTTTATGAAAACGGTTACCGTAAAAATATTCAGATTATAGCTATTAATGATATAGGTAAGTCAAATATAAATGCTCATTTGCTACAATTCGATACTACTCATGGTACTTTTAAATTTAAAGTTTATTTTAATAATAAAAGCATATTAATAAATAAAGATAATATTGCTATATTTTCTGAAAGAAATCCTGAAAAATTACCATGGAAAGATTTAAATATAGATTTAGTAATGGAGTGTACTGGAATTTTTACAAAACGTATTGATGCTGCTAAACATATTAAAGGTGGAGCAAAACGCGTATTAATTTCAAGTCCTAGTTTTGATTCAGATGCTACTGTGGTTTTTGGAGTTAACGATGAAAAACTTACAGATAAACATCATATAGTATCTAATGCATCATGTACTACTAATTGTCTTGCCCCAATAGCAATGGTGTTAAATAATACTATTGGCATTGAAACAGGTATTATGACTACAATTCATTCTTATACTAATGACCAAAACTTATGTGATGTATATCATAATGATCCATACCGTGCCAGAAGTGCGAGTCAATCAATGATTCCTACCAAAACTGGTGCAGCATCTGCAGTAGGATTAGTGCTACCAGAATTAAAAGGAAGATTAGATGGGTTAGCTATACGAGTACCTACACTTAACGTATCTATACTAGATTTATGTTTTAATGCTACACGTGAAACTAATAAAGAAGAGATTCATGCTATTATTGATGATGCTGCTAATAATTCTAAAATATTAGATACTAATTATCTACCATTAGTATCTATAGACTTCAATCATAATACTAATTCTGCTATATTTGATAAAAACCATACAAGGGTTTTAGGAAAGTTAATTAAAATACTAGCATGGTACGACAATGAATGGGGATTTTCTAATCGTATGTGTGATACTGCTATAGCTATGCAAAATCATATCAATTAG
- the glk gene encoding Glucokinase, with amino-acid sequence MTRPFLVGDIGGTNIRLALLTKYHIHDIHKIKCTNYKSIIEAVRSYIKMVKCKKPKEACLAFACPVNHDLIKMTNNSWIFNKSEFQIDLGLYNFKVINDFTAMALGLPHINKKYLYKIGNGVSKKENIRLVIGPGTGMGLSGLMPSNRFWLPLSTEGGHASFAPTDNFEIKLWNWFEARYDRVSIERILSGQGLVDLYKAYTEFEKIIAICKTPADVTNAAIQNNYIAYKAVMLFCKILGSVIGDFALTIGAIGGIYICGGILPRIIDLLDKSDFRKSFISKGRMGCYTYNIATWIVMDKWTGLIGAAEALYNEEVF; translated from the coding sequence ATGACACGACCATTTTTGGTCGGAGATATAGGAGGTACAAATATACGTCTAGCGTTGTTAACAAAATATCATATTCATGATATACATAAAATTAAATGTACAAATTACAAAAGTATAATTGAAGCTGTACGTTCTTACATTAAAATGGTAAAATGTAAAAAGCCGAAAGAAGCTTGTTTAGCCTTTGCATGTCCAGTAAATCATGATTTAATTAAAATGACTAATAACTCTTGGATTTTTAATAAATCAGAATTTCAAATAGACCTTGGATTATATAATTTTAAAGTAATAAATGATTTTACAGCTATGGCACTTGGATTACCCCATATTAACAAAAAGTATCTGTATAAAATAGGAAATGGAGTTAGCAAAAAAGAAAATATAAGGTTAGTTATAGGACCAGGAACAGGAATGGGCCTATCTGGATTAATGCCTAGCAATAGGTTTTGGTTACCTTTATCTACAGAAGGTGGGCATGCAAGTTTTGCACCAACAGACAATTTTGAGATAAAGTTATGGAATTGGTTTGAAGCACGTTATGATCGTGTTTCTATTGAACGAATACTATCAGGACAAGGATTAGTTGATTTATATAAAGCATATACAGAATTTGAAAAAATTATTGCAATTTGTAAAACCCCTGCTGATGTAACAAATGCAGCCATTCAAAATAATTATATAGCTTATAAAGCTGTTATGCTTTTTTGCAAAATTTTAGGTAGTGTAATTGGAGATTTTGCACTTACTATAGGAGCTATTGGAGGGATTTATATATGCGGGGGGATTTTACCACGTATTATTGATTTATTAGACAAAAGTGATTTTCGTAAATCTTTCATTTCAAAAGGTAGAATGGGTTGTTACACATATAATATTGCTACTTGGATTGTAATGGATAAGTGGACAGGCCTTATAGGTGCAGCAGAAGCGCTATATAATGAAGAAGTATTTTAA
- the pheT gene encoding Phenylalanyl-tRNA synthetase beta chain, with amino-acid sequence MKISEQWLREFVYPKLYTHELANQITIAGLEVTTIETKLALFSGVVIACIININRHPKVNKLNIYKLYDGKIVHKVVCHRYKISQGNNIAFAPLGSFIFKNFRVIKRKIHGVESYGIICRPYELGLETSYKEIIILPKKAIVGVDIRNWIKLDDVIIDVDLTPNRGDCLSLRGFARELGVLNRIPVKFLNFENVHIHNSRVYPININNPKDCPCLVTRVIENIDFNTITPLWMQYRLNNIGILSINIIDDIINYVMLELGQPINTFDIDTINGKLNIRMAHIGESLQLVNGSHIYLRDDTLVSTDKNHLLEITGIIKSKFSNISMDGNTRNILLKSEFLNPLSLTGQARYYNLYTNSSQRFERGVDSTLQHIAIERATKLIIDITGGKAGPITSIQYEVYFPCKRKIELSDKKIEKLLGTHIKTHEIETIISLLGIKIKHKIDCIWNVEVPHWRFDINNVPDLIEELARIYGYSNLISKINIFSISRMELKKNLSCIDICKQLITREYNEVITYSFISSELQYMFDPYVAALKIYNPINKDMSVMRTSLWPGLITTFIYNKNRHKTSIALFEKGMVFIGDNAQYVKQIKKIGGILTGTRYSIWTSHSENLDFLDIKGDVESILHIGGNIESWYFEYVEHPALHPGKSAKILYIDKDGTFNNTVGWIGAIHPDIATALNINFEVFLFELDIDLILTRKSIKVKKISRFPETSRDLSLIVKQEIPIIILIDSIRSISGDWLTDIKFFDIYQGHGIKFGYKSITFSLTWQHPFRTLYDKDIEKIMLNIINYLNKNHEVTIRN; translated from the coding sequence ATGAAAATTTCAGAGCAGTGGCTACGTGAATTTGTATATCCAAAATTATACACACATGAACTTGCTAATCAAATTACTATAGCTGGTTTAGAAGTTACTACAATAGAAACTAAATTAGCATTATTTTCAGGTGTAGTGATTGCTTGCATTATAAACATCAATAGGCATCCCAAGGTTAATAAGCTTAATATTTATAAATTATACGATGGTAAAATAGTTCATAAAGTAGTATGCCATAGATATAAAATATCACAAGGTAATAATATTGCATTTGCACCACTTGGTTCATTTATATTTAAAAACTTCAGAGTAATAAAACGAAAAATACATGGGGTTGAATCTTATGGTATAATTTGTAGGCCATATGAACTAGGTTTAGAAACTTCTTATAAAGAAATCATAATTTTACCTAAAAAAGCAATAGTGGGCGTTGATATTCGTAATTGGATTAAACTTGATGATGTAATAATTGATGTTGATTTGACACCGAACAGAGGAGATTGTCTAAGTTTACGAGGTTTTGCTAGGGAATTAGGTGTATTAAATAGAATTCCTGTGAAATTCTTAAATTTTGAAAATGTTCATATACATAATTCTCGTGTATATCCTATCAATATTAATAATCCCAAAGACTGTCCATGTTTAGTAACAAGAGTTATTGAAAATATAGATTTTAATACAATAACTCCTTTATGGATGCAGTATAGATTAAATAATATTGGTATTTTATCTATTAATATTATAGATGATATAATAAATTATGTTATGTTAGAATTAGGACAGCCCATAAATACTTTTGATATTGATACTATTAATGGAAAATTAAATATTAGGATGGCACATATCGGGGAATCATTGCAGTTAGTCAATGGATCGCATATTTATCTACGAGATGATACTCTAGTGAGTACTGATAAAAATCATTTACTAGAAATTACTGGCATAATAAAAAGTAAATTTTCAAATATTAGTATGGATGGAAATACTAGAAATATATTATTAAAATCTGAATTCTTAAATCCATTATCATTAACAGGACAAGCTCGATATTATAATTTATATACTAACTCTTCTCAACGTTTCGAACGGGGGGTAGATAGTACACTTCAGCATATAGCCATTGAACGTGCAACTAAATTAATTATTGATATTACTGGTGGTAAAGCGGGTCCAATAACTAGTATACAATATGAAGTATACTTCCCTTGCAAAAGAAAAATAGAATTAAGTGATAAAAAAATTGAAAAGTTACTTGGAACTCATATAAAAACACATGAAATTGAGACTATTATTAGTCTACTAGGAATTAAAATTAAACATAAAATAGATTGTATATGGAATGTAGAGGTCCCCCACTGGCGATTTGATATAAATAATGTACCTGATTTAATAGAAGAATTAGCTAGAATATATGGTTATAGTAATTTAATTTCTAAAATTAATATATTTAGTATATCAAGAATGGAACTAAAAAAAAATTTATCATGTATTGACATTTGTAAACAATTAATTACACGTGAATATAACGAAGTAATTACTTATAGTTTTATTTCATCTGAACTTCAATATATGTTTGATCCTTATGTTGCTGCATTGAAAATATATAATCCTATTAATAAGGATATGTCAGTAATGCGTACTAGTCTTTGGCCTGGATTAATAACTACATTTATTTATAATAAAAATCGGCATAAAACGAGTATTGCATTGTTTGAAAAAGGAATGGTATTCATAGGAGATAATGCACAATATGTTAAACAAATAAAAAAAATAGGAGGTATTTTAACCGGTACTCGTTATTCAATATGGACATCACATTCAGAAAACTTAGATTTTTTGGATATAAAAGGTGATGTAGAAAGTATATTACATATTGGTGGTAATATTGAAAGTTGGTATTTCGAATATGTTGAACATCCTGCATTACACCCAGGAAAAAGTGCTAAAATTTTGTATATTGATAAAGATGGTACATTTAATAATACTGTTGGATGGATAGGGGCAATACACCCAGATATTGCAACGGCGCTTAATATTAACTTTGAAGTTTTTCTATTTGAGCTTGATATAGATTTAATATTGACACGTAAGTCTATTAAAGTAAAAAAAATATCACGTTTTCCAGAAACCAGTCGAGATTTATCTTTAATAGTTAAACAGGAAATACCAATAATAATCTTGATTGATAGTATTCGTTCAATTAGTGGTGACTGGCTCACTGATATAAAATTTTTTGATATTTATCAAGGACACGGGATAAAATTTGGTTATAAAAGCATTACTTTTAGTTTAACCTGGCAGCATCCTTTCCGTACGCTTTATGATAAAGATATAGAAAAAATAATGCTGAATATAATAAATTATTTAAATAAAAATCATGAAGTAACTATAAGAAATTAA
- the pheS gene encoding Phenylalanyl-tRNA synthetase alpha chain yields the protein MYSKLVEKCRAEIVYANDIDSLEKIRIRYFGKKGELNLLFKSLVKCANEDRIVNGDLINQAKNIILKYLEIKKENIKYQAVESKLLNERIDVSLPGIRSQKNIGNLHPLTQTLQNIENIFVNIGYNVVHGPEIEDEYHNFEALNMPVSHPARAMHDTFYFSDCQYLLRTHTSPVQIRTMEKNVLPIRIICPGRVYRCDYDTTHSPMFHQIEGLYIDKEVTFADLKGTIEEFIKIFFECDEIDIRFRSSYFPFTEPSVEVDIRRECFSNWIEVIGCGMVSHNVLNVVGIPDIYSGFAFGIGVERLTMLRYGISDLRILFENDLRFLRQF from the coding sequence ATGTACTCAAAACTCGTTGAAAAATGCCGTGCTGAAATAGTTTATGCAAATGATATTGATTCACTAGAAAAAATTCGTATTAGATACTTTGGTAAAAAAGGAGAATTAAATTTACTGTTTAAATCGTTAGTAAAATGTGCTAATGAAGATCGCATTGTAAATGGAGATTTAATTAATCAGGCAAAAAATATAATTTTAAAATATTTGGAAATAAAAAAAGAAAACATTAAATATCAAGCTGTTGAAAGTAAGCTTTTAAATGAACGTATCGATGTTTCATTACCAGGAATACGTAGTCAAAAAAATATAGGTAACCTTCATCCATTAACACAAACATTACAAAATATAGAAAATATATTTGTAAATATAGGTTATAATGTTGTTCATGGTCCAGAAATAGAAGATGAGTATCATAATTTCGAAGCACTTAATATGCCAGTTTCCCATCCTGCTCGTGCAATGCATGATACTTTCTATTTCAGTGATTGTCAATATTTGTTACGTACACATACATCACCAGTACAAATTCGCACTATGGAAAAAAATGTATTACCTATTCGAATAATTTGTCCTGGTCGAGTTTATCGGTGTGATTACGATACGACACATAGTCCAATGTTTCATCAAATTGAAGGTTTATACATAGATAAAGAAGTTACATTTGCTGATTTAAAAGGCACAATTGAAGAATTCATTAAAATTTTTTTCGAATGTGATGAAATTGATATACGATTTAGGTCATCTTATTTTCCTTTTACTGAACCTTCTGTTGAGGTAGACATACGTCGCGAATGTTTTTCTAATTGGATAGAAGTAATAGGATGTGGTATGGTTAGCCATAATGTGCTTAATGTTGTAGGTATACCAGATATTTATTCTGGATTTGCATTTGGTATTGGTGTTGAGCGGTTAACAATGTTACGATATGGTATTAGTGATTTACGTATATTATTTGAGAATGACCTACGGTTTTTGCGTCAATTTTGA
- the rplT gene encoding 50S ribosomal protein L20, whose amino-acid sequence MPRVKRGVVAHRRHNKIIKKAKGYYGARSRTFRIAKQAVIKAGEYAYRDRKKRKNKLRAIWIIRLNAVARIYGLSYSILISGLKKSKIIINRKILAYLAFNKKTVFNAIVEKAKANK is encoded by the coding sequence ATGCCTCGTGTAAAACGTGGCGTCGTTGCTCATCGTCGTCATAATAAAATTATTAAAAAAGCTAAAGGTTATTATGGTGCCCGTTCTCGTACATTTCGAATTGCTAAACAAGCTGTTATAAAGGCTGGTGAGTATGCTTACCGTGACCGTAAAAAGCGTAAAAATAAATTACGTGCAATTTGGATAATAAGATTAAATGCTGTAGCTAGAATATATGGTTTATCATATAGTATTTTAATTTCGGGATTGAAAAAGTCCAAAATTATAATTAACAGAAAGATATTAGCATATTTAGCTTTTAATAAAAAGACAGTTTTTAACGCGATTGTAGAAAAAGCTAAAGCAAATAAATAA
- the rpmI gene encoding 50S ribosomal protein L35, with amino-acid sequence MYKIKSNRGATKRFKKTAIGFKHKQSFRNHILTHKSSKRKRQLRKLKPISAYDCKSVSRMLPNL; translated from the coding sequence ATGTATAAAATAAAAAGTAATAGAGGTGCTACTAAGCGTTTTAAAAAAACTGCTATTGGTTTTAAACACAAGCAGTCTTTTCGTAATCATATACTTACCCATAAATCTTCTAAACGTAAACGTCAGCTTAGAAAACTAAAGCCTATATCCGCATATGATTGCAAGAGTGTATCACGCATGTTACCTAATTTATAA
- the infC gene encoding Translation initiation factor IF-3 (ATT Ile initiation codon), whose translation MNNNIRAEKVRLIDNKGEQLGVVDIKDALSRAKSVGLDLVQVSSNTDPVVCKIMNYGKFIFEKKQKLSKPKRHKKMKIKEIKLRPVTDDFDYYVKIRKLIQFIKEGDKIKVTIRFRGREINYKDIVQKIIERIENDLSKVAIIESPAKIEGLQITIIFAPKNF comes from the coding sequence ATTAATAATAATATACGTGCTGAAAAAGTAAGATTAATAGATAACAAAGGTGAGCAGCTTGGTGTGGTAGATATAAAAGATGCTTTATCTAGGGCAAAAAGTGTTGGGCTTGATTTAGTTCAGGTATCATCTAACACAGACCCTGTTGTATGTAAGATAATGAATTATGGCAAGTTTATTTTTGAAAAAAAGCAAAAATTATCAAAACCCAAAAGGCACAAAAAGATGAAAATTAAGGAAATAAAATTACGTCCTGTAACAGATGATTTTGACTATTATGTTAAAATACGTAAATTAATTCAATTTATTAAAGAAGGTGATAAAATTAAAGTTACTATACGTTTTCGTGGACGTGAAATAAACTATAAAGATATAGTACAAAAAATAATAGAAAGGATAGAGAATGATTTATCTAAAGTAGCAATAATTGAATCACCTGCTAAAATAGAGGGGCTACAAATAACAATTATATTTGCCCCAAAAAATTTTTAA
- the thrS gene encoding Threonyl-tRNA synthetase codes for MFTIYESSIRTFYAPTKIRKIVQYIDIKNSVIAVNIDGMLVDTEYIVNSDSAISIVTIKDIEGINIVRKSCAHILGNAVKHIYPDAKLAICKFIDNGFYYDIDFSKPINLKAIEHRMNKLIDQDYKIIRLYLDHEEAIRIFIERNEPYKQEIINCIPEYENVILYYYNDYIDLCRGPNIQSTININAFKLLNLSGAYWHGNSKSTMLTRIFGTAWQEKQAMNIYINGLKEAKKRDHRKIASKLDLLHIQKEAPGMIFWHYRGWTIWQVIEKYMRNVYKRCEYYEIRCPQIMDVSIWKNSGHWENYYENMFFTESEKREYAIKPMNCPNHIQIFNSGLYSYRMLPIRYGEFGSCHRNELSGALHGLMRTRAFTQDDGHIFCLYEHLEYEIIAFHNQSIKVYNDFGFNDIDVKIALRPNKRIGKEADWDIAEEVLRCALYKSKVQWKEHPGDGAFYGPKIEYHIKDSIGRSWQLGTIQVDFIMPNRLGAQYIDKYGLKSVPVMLHRAIIGSFERFIGILIEHYAGNLPIWLSPLQAVVMNITNAHNNYTKKLLKKIENCGVRIKSDLRNEKIGFKIREHTLKKVPYILIVGDKEVEFGNISVRLRGNNLGTIHVNEFINFIINECAVLSY; via the coding sequence ATGTTCACTATTTATGAGAGTAGTATTCGTACTTTTTATGCACCTACAAAAATTAGGAAAATTGTTCAATATATAGATATAAAAAATTCAGTTATAGCTGTAAATATTGATGGTATGCTAGTAGATACTGAATACATTGTTAATAGTGACTCAGCAATAAGTATAGTTACAATTAAAGATATAGAAGGTATCAATATTGTTCGTAAATCATGTGCACATATTTTAGGTAATGCTGTTAAACATATTTATCCAGATGCTAAACTGGCAATATGTAAATTTATAGATAATGGATTTTATTATGATATTGATTTTAGTAAACCAATTAACCTAAAAGCTATAGAACATAGAATGAATAAGCTTATTGATCAAGACTATAAAATTATACGTTTATATTTAGATCACGAAGAGGCTATTAGAATTTTCATAGAAAGAAATGAACCATATAAACAAGAAATTATAAATTGTATTCCTGAATACGAAAATGTTATATTATATTACTATAATGATTATATAGATTTGTGCAGAGGACCTAATATACAAAGTACTATTAATATAAATGCATTTAAATTATTAAATTTATCTGGAGCTTATTGGCATGGTAATTCAAAAAGTACCATGCTTACTAGAATTTTTGGAACAGCATGGCAAGAAAAACAAGCTATGAATATATATATTAATGGATTAAAAGAAGCAAAAAAGCGTGATCACAGAAAAATTGCAAGTAAACTTGATCTTTTACATATACAAAAAGAAGCTCCAGGCATGATATTTTGGCATTATCGTGGTTGGACAATTTGGCAAGTAATTGAAAAATATATGCGTAATGTATACAAACGTTGTGAATATTATGAAATTAGGTGTCCACAGATTATGGACGTAAGTATATGGAAAAATTCTGGACACTGGGAAAATTATTATGAAAATATGTTCTTTACAGAATCAGAAAAACGTGAATATGCCATTAAACCTATGAATTGCCCAAATCATATTCAGATATTCAATTCAGGATTATATAGTTATCGTATGCTTCCAATTCGTTATGGTGAGTTTGGAAGTTGTCATAGAAACGAGCTTTCTGGGGCTCTTCATGGTCTTATGCGTACTCGTGCATTTACCCAAGATGATGGGCATATTTTTTGCCTTTATGAGCACCTTGAATATGAAATAATTGCTTTCCACAATCAATCAATTAAAGTATACAATGATTTTGGATTCAATGATATTGACGTTAAAATTGCACTTCGTCCAAATAAACGTATTGGAAAAGAGGCTGATTGGGATATAGCAGAAGAAGTATTGCGATGTGCTTTATATAAAAGTAAGGTACAATGGAAAGAACATCCTGGAGATGGGGCATTTTACGGTCCTAAAATAGAATATCATATTAAAGATTCAATTGGTCGTTCATGGCAATTAGGTACTATACAAGTTGACTTTATTATGCCAAATAGGTTAGGTGCACAGTATATAGATAAATATGGACTAAAGAGTGTACCAGTAATGTTACACAGAGCTATCATTGGCTCTTTTGAGCGATTCATAGGTATATTAATAGAGCATTATGCAGGGAATTTACCTATTTGGTTATCGCCATTGCAGGCTGTAGTTATGAATATAACTAATGCTCATAATAATTATACTAAAAAATTATTAAAAAAAATTGAAAACTGTGGGGTTCGTATTAAATCAGACTTAAGGAATGAAAAGATTGGATTTAAAATACGTGAGCATACTTTGAAAAAAGTTCCATATATATTAATTGTAGGTGATAAAGAAGTAGAATTTGGAAATATTTCTGTTAGATTACGCGGTAATAATTTAGGGACAATACATGTTAATGAATTCATAAATTTTATAATAAATGAATGTGCTGTATTGTCTTATTAA